A genomic stretch from Mesomycoplasma neurolyticum includes:
- a CDS encoding single-stranded DNA-binding protein, with amino-acid sequence MNKVFLAGRIANDFKLMTSANNNYYTYITLAIRRKYKSNEGNEITDFIPFVAWNKTAEILNKYAMKGVKIFVEATINILEDIVDNQKKTHIILNATNVEVLETKKQMELNKNKNEKKRIVLDENYKGIKVSDT; translated from the coding sequence ATGAATAAAGTTTTTTTAGCTGGAAGAATTGCCAATGATTTTAAGTTAATGACAAGCGCAAATAATAATTATTACACTTATATTACACTTGCTATAAGAAGAAAATATAAGTCAAATGAAGGTAATGAAATTACCGATTTTATACCTTTTGTTGCTTGAAATAAAACAGCAGAAATATTAAATAAATATGCAATGAAAGGAGTAAAAATTTTTGTTGAAGCGACTATAAATATTTTAGAAGATATTGTAGATAATCAGAAAAAAACGCACATTATACTTAATGCAACAAATGTTGAAGTTTTAGAAACTAAAAAACAAATGGAATTAAATAAAAATAAAAATGAGAAAAAAAGAATAGTTTTAGATGAAAACTATAAAGGAATAAAAGTTTCTGATACTTAA
- a CDS encoding Mbov_0399 family ICE element protein: MNKKLKIPMLLFSTTLISIPFFAMSASIQKVIKNKIIHIPKKRYNVHYNTTYGGTYFDNIHFFGESYFGLVGLTKTKDWYNIKYNDLLENISSHFDNFNIYDLTRSYKNQIIDSFSSLKNKYFKYFKFIITSKIFDDEKRIGNYLSNNRYQAAYEASVPIEFWIDIEYKLADLNEPIENINKTKTVINNKNLNNEFVLTSYNNSKNIFDKSKLNFNDENYKSNDQQVKEKNQEILNLVNKNNNIDPYFQLNYEIVPNISKQYYELIAKYKIGNIDKTVSVANIEYKFKNANILQGIENQIKYISGVYPELKEPTKYKIIEHEIPEKIDDLKVDLLYFGKDFYQTLPRVEFTTNSASNEVLFINDEPVPTIDNIFVYQFQDKKLLKQNYNILKKLRSTYDNYNKTHDQKDLEKYNIAKQEWDNINTYKVEIKKFNAKTKNWNTIYIKNVVVASQMDELIELKFYAWNPEKNLEQKTIIEQYLKDPNGHFILDENGQRIKNPKFNPLINVQTGTNPEIVVLFANRSNTKPFYFDDGWFNLQNPLNSKGEIENVKYDQIFPEYSHKIIAEAHVVYGGVNLQLSDEIEKFEVWNLIPNEKGVRFWTKNQKYSKTGNINYYKNKNNVYSELGLSLFLAKTKNGLTKAKIVLIKENKGSITKEYNDEKFTTIENSTGVSFWEYHWGKQLLIYLSTKFNISENNSKKLSYEEILNYWKLYVNDVFQNTKIVGIRPIVNTSEIKNLFSSNLKPKNNQQKDILIKQALKFISMPYYRFIKTNVELTDNKIIFNFEPLTNFIVMEISKIEIDIEYGNFLDIFINKDKIKNFYLKNNNITEEDLNLPSNNFFNKEIYENLIINNLIINKFMGENGFFNGRINFKFKLKENKNFFYDDKWYSVFFESQKNLKKNTYNFENENKSNNEEYILAPNFSDDKNDENSNNKKIDEISNTSTNDEIDKILKDLDEKLELNPNYDINENNKKQLNDFFEKKDIDEYLNNLNLKNKDKIKELIKNGILTEEELKNILENLDIVKLNKILLKNNDLSDVYLAIENNLIEQFNKFKIDFKKFLKIQNPEKIKLLVKKDLLNNIILKIGFKDSVFDNIFDVEVENDLTKLTEELDKLNINSENENKSKIINFFNKKENLYWFVPLLIISIVGVSVLAWILIIRKRRID; encoded by the coding sequence ATGAATAAAAAGCTTAAAATACCAATGTTATTGTTTTCTACTACATTAATAAGTATTCCATTTTTTGCAATGTCAGCAAGCATCCAGAAAGTGATAAAAAACAAAATAATTCACATTCCTAAAAAAAGATACAATGTTCATTACAACACTACATATGGTGGTACATATTTTGATAATATTCATTTTTTTGGTGAAAGTTATTTTGGTCTTGTTGGTTTAACCAAAACAAAGGACTGATATAATATAAAATATAATGATTTATTAGAAAACATTTCATCACACTTTGATAATTTTAATATTTATGATTTAACTCGTTCATATAAAAATCAAATTATAGATTCATTTTCTTCATTAAAAAATAAATATTTTAAATATTTTAAATTTATAATTACATCAAAAATATTTGATGATGAAAAAAGAATAGGTAATTATTTATCTAATAATCGCTACCAAGCAGCATATGAAGCATCAGTTCCAATTGAATTTTGAATAGATATAGAATATAAATTGGCAGATTTAAATGAACCTATTGAAAACATAAATAAAACAAAAACAGTAATAAATAATAAAAATTTAAATAATGAATTTGTTTTAACTTCTTATAATAATTCAAAAAATATTTTTGATAAATCAAAATTAAATTTTAATGATGAAAACTATAAATCAAATGATCAACAAGTTAAAGAAAAAAATCAAGAAATTTTAAATTTAGTTAACAAAAATAATAATATTGATCCTTATTTTCAATTAAATTATGAGATAGTTCCAAATATTTCAAAACAATATTATGAGTTAATAGCTAAATATAAAATAGGTAATATCGATAAAACGGTATCAGTTGCAAATATTGAATATAAATTTAAAAACGCTAATATTTTACAAGGTATTGAAAATCAAATTAAATACATATCGGGAGTTTATCCTGAGCTAAAAGAACCAACAAAATATAAAATTATTGAACATGAAATCCCAGAAAAAATAGATGATTTAAAAGTTGATTTATTATATTTTGGTAAAGATTTTTATCAAACTTTACCAAGAGTAGAATTTACAACTAATTCTGCTTCAAATGAAGTTTTATTTATTAATGATGAACCTGTTCCTACAATAGATAATATATTTGTTTATCAATTTCAAGACAAAAAGCTTTTAAAACAAAATTATAATATATTAAAAAAATTAAGAAGCACATATGATAATTACAATAAAACTCATGATCAAAAAGATCTAGAAAAGTATAATATAGCGAAACAAGAGTGAGACAATATTAACACCTATAAGGTTGAAATTAAAAAATTTAATGCAAAAACTAAAAATTGAAATACTATTTATATAAAAAATGTAGTTGTAGCTTCGCAAATGGATGAATTAATTGAATTGAAATTTTATGCTTGAAATCCAGAAAAAAATCTCGAACAAAAAACAATAATTGAACAATATTTAAAAGATCCAAATGGGCATTTTATCTTAGATGAAAATGGACAAAGAATTAAAAACCCAAAATTTAATCCTTTGATAAATGTTCAAACAGGAACAAACCCTGAAATTGTTGTGTTATTTGCAAATCGATCTAACACAAAACCTTTTTATTTTGATGATGGTTGATTTAATTTGCAAAATCCATTGAATTCTAAAGGAGAAATTGAAAATGTAAAATATGATCAAATATTTCCTGAATACTCACACAAAATTATTGCAGAGGCTCATGTTGTTTATGGTGGTGTTAATTTACAACTTAGTGATGAAATAGAAAAATTTGAAGTTTGAAATCTTATTCCAAACGAAAAAGGTGTGAGATTTTGAACCAAAAATCAAAAATATAGCAAAACTGGCAACATAAATTATTATAAAAATAAAAATAATGTTTATTCTGAATTAGGTCTATCATTATTTTTAGCTAAAACAAAAAATGGTTTAACAAAAGCAAAAATTGTTTTAATTAAAGAGAATAAAGGAAGTATTACCAAAGAATATAATGATGAAAAATTTACTACTATAGAAAATTCAACTGGTGTTAGTTTTTGAGAATATCATTGAGGTAAGCAATTACTTATTTATTTAAGCACTAAATTCAATATTTCAGAAAATAATTCTAAAAAATTATCTTATGAAGAAATTTTAAATTATTGAAAATTATATGTAAATGATGTATTTCAAAATACTAAAATTGTAGGTATAAGACCTATTGTTAATACTTCGGAAATAAAAAATTTATTTTCTAGTAACCTAAAACCAAAAAATAATCAACAAAAAGATATTTTAATAAAACAAGCACTTAAATTTATATCAATGCCTTATTATCGTTTTATTAAAACAAATGTTGAATTAACAGATAACAAAATTATTTTTAATTTTGAACCGTTAACTAACTTTATTGTTATGGAAATATCAAAAATCGAAATTGATATTGAATATGGAAATTTTTTAGATATATTCATAAATAAAGATAAAATTAAAAATTTTTATCTTAAAAATAATAATATAACTGAAGAAGATTTAAATTTGCCATCAAATAATTTTTTCAATAAAGAAATATATGAAAATTTGATTATAAATAATCTTATAATCAATAAGTTTATGGGTGAAAACGGTTTTTTTAATGGGAGAATTAATTTTAAATTTAAATTAAAAGAAAACAAAAACTTTTTTTATGATGATAAATGATATTCAGTGTTTTTTGAAAGTCAAAAGAATTTGAAAAAAAATACTTATAATTTTGAAAATGAAAATAAATCAAATAATGAAGAATATATTTTAGCTCCTAATTTTTCTGATGATAAAAATGATGAAAATAGTAACAATAAAAAAATTGATGAAATTTCAAATACTTCTACAAATGATGAAATTGATAAAATATTAAAAGATTTAGATGAAAAATTAGAATTAAATCCTAATTATGACATTAACGAAAATAACAAAAAACAATTAAATGATTTTTTTGAAAAAAAAGACATTGATGAATATTTAAATAATTTAAATTTAAAAAACAAAGATAAAATTAAAGAGCTTATTAAAAATGGGATATTAACAGAAGAAGAATTAAAAAATATTTTAGAAAATTTAGATATAGTAAAATTAAACAAAATATTGTTAAAAAACAACGATTTATCTGATGTTTATTTGGCTATTGAAAATAATTTAATTGAACAATTTAACAAGTTTAAGATTGATTTTAAAAAGTTTTTAAAAATTCAAAATCCAGAAAAAATAAAACTACTTGTTAAAAAAGATTTGCTAAATAATATTATTTTAAAAATAGGTTTTAAAGATAGCGTATTTGATAATATTTTTGATGTTGAAGTGGAAAATGATTTAACTAAATTAACTGAAGAGCTAGATAAGCTAAATATAAATTCAGAAAATGAAAATAAATCAAAAATAATTAATTTTTTTAATAAAAAAGAAAATCTATATTGATTTGTGCCTTTGCTAATAATTTCAATAGTTGGTGTAAGTGTTTTAGCATGAATATTAATAATTAGAAAGAGAAGGATTGATTAA
- a CDS encoding Mbov_0401 family ICE element transposase-like protein has translation MCTWAFEKQIKKFDKAEMLFKNSLQRKEMGLHIHSIIIRKLKTICGVWEFKKIRYRNKNKNIIYYDNPHFQIEKHKNIDSNLKKDILEKIRNRLTYENVIKSYPKNTISIFSIRQIIKKSFIDKNQKTTVFKKIENEKNIYIEMDDTYAKLQWNSKNKKYLNRLVVIHTGLDNKRNVKNKTILIETKNTDSSKISVNQWVEIIKTKIKELYKFNYKNIIVIGDGATFIKKIAQKLNAKYIIDSWHLKKILQKLVGYGLYSRKNKHFFKWFNIQNKVTIYKFCEKEIMKGNYALVLDVIYEAIQFTKTQNHNVDLSMKLQEFYNFSKYVENNKQGIQNFAKNFYIGSRTEAFVANIIKKKIKRFTKIGLNLYKFLIYSGKKNNENLFFI, from the coding sequence ATGTGCACATGAGCTTTTGAAAAACAAATAAAAAAATTTGATAAAGCTGAAATGCTATTTAAAAACTCGCTGCAAAGAAAAGAAATGGGGCTACATATTCATAGTATAATTATTAGAAAACTCAAAACTATTTGTGGTGTATGAGAATTTAAAAAAATTAGATATAGAAACAAAAATAAAAATATTATATATTATGATAACCCACACTTTCAAATAGAAAAACATAAAAATATTGATTCAAACTTAAAAAAAGATATTTTAGAAAAAATTCGAAATAGATTAACATATGAAAACGTGATAAAAAGCTATCCTAAAAATACTATTTCAATATTTAGTATTAGGCAAATAATAAAAAAAAGCTTTATAGACAAAAACCAAAAAACAACTGTTTTTAAAAAAATAGAAAATGAAAAAAATATTTATATAGAAATGGATGACACATATGCCAAACTTCAATGAAATAGCAAAAATAAAAAATATTTAAATAGATTAGTTGTTATTCATACAGGGCTTGATAACAAACGAAATGTTAAAAATAAAACTATTTTAATAGAAACTAAAAATACTGATTCAAGCAAAATTTCAGTTAATCAATGAGTTGAAATAATAAAAACCAAAATTAAGGAACTCTACAAATTTAATTATAAAAATATTATTGTTATTGGTGATGGAGCAACATTTATAAAAAAAATAGCTCAAAAATTAAATGCTAAATACATTATTGATTCATGGCATTTAAAAAAAATATTGCAAAAATTAGTTGGTTATGGTTTATATTCAAGAAAAAATAAGCATTTTTTTAAATGATTTAATATTCAAAACAAAGTAACAATTTACAAATTTTGTGAAAAAGAAATTATGAAAGGTAATTATGCTCTTGTTTTAGATGTTATTTATGAAGCAATACAATTTACAAAAACTCAAAATCATAATGTTGATTTATCTATGAAATTACAAGAATTCTATAATTTTAGTAAATATGTCGAAAATAATAAACAAGGTATTCAAAATTTTGCAAAAAACTTTTATATAGGTTCACGTACAGAGGCTTTTGTAGCAAATATAATAAAGAAAAAAATCAAGAGATTCACAAAAATAGGTTTAAATCTTTATAAATTTCTTATTTATAGTGGGAAAAAAAATAACGAAAATTTATTTTTCATATAG
- a CDS encoding MAG6790 family protein: MYQYKAILKSSKKVIAEGHTLEDVEKEIIRFIREQKKGLHTEGNIPIEIYHIERDKKKGNHFSKDKLIKIY, encoded by the coding sequence ATGTACCAATATAAAGCAATTCTAAAATCTTCAAAAAAAGTTATTGCAGAAGGTCATACACTTGAAGATGTTGAAAAAGAAATAATTAGATTTATTAGAGAGCAAAAAAAAGGGTTACACACCGAAGGAAATATTCCTATTGAAATCTATCACATTGAAAGAGATAAGAAAAAAGGCAACCATTTTTCAAAAGATAAATTAATTAAAATTTACTAA
- a CDS encoding AAA family ATPase has protein sequence MSKNIKKLFNDINNILNPKDLIILLDELDSIALDRINSQDTREMGRVTTTILQSLDDLDENMVLIATTNLFKILIKQF, from the coding sequence ATGTCTAAAAATATTAAAAAATTATTTAATGATATTAATAATATTTTAAATCCAAAAGATTTAATTATTTTATTAGATGAATTAGATTCAATCGCTTTAGACCGAATTAATTCACAAGATACACGTGAAATGGGGCGTGTTACAACAACAATTTTACAATCACTAGATGATTTAGATGAAAATATGGTTTTAATAGCTACAACTAATTTGTTTAAAATTTTGATAAAGCAGTTTTAA
- a CDS encoding TIR domain-containing protein gives MTKIRLNKNQIKKFKTFLKEENFSIEENIGKITLKAKKENYSIHWYESTGTIAFIGKWDNEIKNKFIEKINQIKNPKNNEKEINKNIYIVHGHDERAKLELQVILLESKLHPSTSMEKPDDGYSILDKVISDIDSCDFAFVLLTPDDVGYKKDLGSSASKYRARQNVIFEMGILYGKLPKNKIMILYKSDVELPSDINGMLYKKYIHELKEIKLDIIKELKNAKILN, from the coding sequence ATGACTAAAATTAGATTAAATAAAAATCAAATAAAAAAATTTAAAACATTTTTAAAAGAAGAGAATTTTTCAATAGAAGAAAATATTGGCAAAATTACATTGAAAGCTAAAAAAGAAAATTATTCAATTCATTGATATGAAAGCACAGGAACCATAGCTTTTATAGGTAAGTGAGATAATGAAATAAAAAATAAATTTATAGAAAAAATAAATCAAATAAAAAATCCAAAAAACAATGAAAAAGAAATTAATAAAAATATTTACATAGTCCATGGCCATGATGAAAGAGCTAAATTAGAACTTCAAGTTATTTTATTAGAATCTAAATTACATCCTTCAACTAGCATGGAAAAACCCGACGATGGTTATTCAATACTAGATAAAGTTATTAGTGATATTGATAGTTGTGATTTTGCTTTTGTACTTTTAACCCCTGATGATGTAGGTTACAAAAAAGATTTAGGAAGTAGTGCAAGTAAATACAGAGCTAGACAAAATGTAATTTTTGAAATGGGAATACTATATGGAAAATTACCTAAAAATAAAATTATGATATTGTATAAAAGCGATGTTGAATTACCTTCAGATATCAATGGGATGCTTTATAAAAAATATATTCATGAATTAAAAGAAATTAAATTAGATATTATTAAAGAATTGAAAAATGCAAAGATATTAAATTAA
- a CDS encoding ParA family protein, with protein sequence MAKKITFVNNKGGVLKTSLTVNYAAVLATKGFKILIIDTDSQNNVLTSFVNPLKKKIEINYTLYDLVFHDAKIKDAIVNIYKNIDLITPGKNWRKFEEAQLEAMHYGEKTKHIKEIISEIENNYNYDYILFDTEPKKSLSTFSTLLVADGAIIPFTFDAYGFEGLAKMQVYIEDAQKRNSNLKIEALVATKTLKRSKLEKVFKEQNFFPKPGLCEVSIPRSISNSNSITFENLPIYLTTKNIVSQAYEDLVNLLEFKKVGK encoded by the coding sequence ATGGCTAAGAAAATAACTTTTGTTAATAATAAAGGTGGGGTTTTAAAGACTTCACTTACTGTTAATTATGCTGCTGTTTTAGCAACAAAAGGATTTAAAATATTAATAATAGATACAGATAGTCAAAATAATGTTTTGACTAGTTTTGTTAATCCTTTAAAAAAGAAAATTGAAATTAATTACACACTTTATGATTTAGTGTTTCATGATGCGAAAATAAAAGATGCAATTGTTAATATTTATAAAAATATTGATTTAATTACTCCTGGAAAAAATTGAAGAAAATTTGAAGAAGCTCAATTAGAAGCAATGCATTATGGAGAAAAAACCAAACACATAAAAGAAATTATTTCAGAAATTGAAAATAACTATAACTATGATTATATTTTGTTTGATACTGAACCAAAAAAATCATTAAGTACTTTTAGTACATTACTTGTTGCAGATGGAGCAATAATTCCTTTTACATTTGATGCATATGGTTTTGAAGGACTTGCTAAAATGCAAGTTTATATTGAAGACGCACAAAAACGAAATTCTAATTTAAAAATTGAAGCTTTAGTAGCAACCAAAACATTAAAAAGAAGTAAATTAGAAAAAGTATTTAAAGAACAAAATTTTTTTCCTAAACCTGGGTTATGTGAAGTATCTATCCCACGTTCTATCTCTAATAGTAATTCAATTACTTTTGAAAATTTACCAATTTATTTAACTACTAAAAATATAGTTTCTCAAGCATATGAAGATTTAGTGAATTTATTAGAATTTAAAAAAGTGGGTAAATAA
- a CDS encoding DNA-processing protein DprA: protein MEMNLILIYFAIKYNGDFLSIFNALKKQEKIDKNKIIEIENDIQNKKIQAITILDKKYPKEFKYLDKPPFVIFYKGNIKLLKNKSKIALTGDKNTLKVKKYLEQSLPEVNKNSVLVTASYKNLDQNIINYFEKNNGKIIYISANGVNEPFFANKVTIHKNNLIISEYLDKTEITKIHIKNRNRIMASISNLLVIYSSKTNSAIMNLVNYFLELGKEIFCFPSEGDNEEEDGNTTLIKQGVNLITSIKVLKNK from the coding sequence ATGGAAATGAATTTAATTTTAATATATTTTGCTATTAAATATAATGGCGATTTTTTATCAATTTTTAATGCACTAAAAAAACAAGAAAAAATTGATAAAAATAAGATAATAGAAATTGAAAATGATATACAAAACAAAAAAATACAAGCAATAACAATTTTAGATAAAAAATATCCAAAAGAGTTTAAATATTTAGATAAACCACCTTTTGTAATTTTTTACAAGGGAAATATCAAATTATTAAAAAATAAAAGTAAAATTGCTTTAACTGGCGATAAAAATACATTAAAAGTTAAAAAGTATTTAGAGCAATCATTACCAGAAGTAAACAAAAATAGTGTTTTAGTTACAGCTAGCTATAAAAACTTAGATCAAAATATAATTAATTATTTTGAAAAAAATAATGGAAAAATAATTTATATTTCAGCAAATGGAGTTAATGAACCATTTTTTGCTAATAAAGTAACTATTCATAAAAATAATTTAATTATTTCTGAATATCTTGATAAAACTGAAATAACAAAAATACACATAAAAAATAGAAATAGAATAATGGCATCTATTTCAAATTTATTGGTTATATACTCATCTAAAACTAATAGCGCAATTATGAATTTAGTAAATTATTTTTTAGAATTAGGAAAAGAAATTTTTTGTTTTCCTAGCGAAGGAGATAATGAAGAAGAAGATGGAAATACAACACTAATAAAACAAGGCGTTAATTTAATAACTTCAATTAAGGTTTTAAAAAACAAATAA
- a CDS encoding exonuclease/endonuclease/phosphatase family protein produces the protein MKKRTKILLFLIFIIISPIIASGGYYLWNNYIVNKINDNPIKKTKNNTKKEKLQKSNVKVGMWNVYKLSANSKKEKYEALAKVILNQNLSLVGLTEIMGEKKRNDNLAIEFDINAKRAVDKIKNTLNDFDSEKDWDYVISSKLASNSKYQNQNETIAMLYKINYFEPIPFVGYENLDQTLLKHGYDKNNWLKKYNLKNEDELKNKILINNQYKNTLLKIYNNESDINKSYTEKQLLGINYINTPWVAQTNKNNKTIQYARSPFGVMWKSKIDNQTFTTVVAHLDAPKAQENRQEEKSEFSSSQGQHEVEEALKINDVMNFFDVLDGDNQNLIFLGDTNITEKVGPIVFEPLIKNGFKTGLDWNTKTSLGKQELYSNPYDRIFYKGQIFQDFGYFKEFAKINKSNIENGYFKKYQKVNSEISDHTLVYAILKLNN, from the coding sequence ATGAAAAAAAGAACCAAAATATTATTATTTTTAATTTTTATTATTATTTCACCAATAATTGCTAGTGGTGGTTATTATTTATGAAATAATTACATTGTTAACAAAATAAATGATAATCCTATTAAAAAAACTAAAAATAATACTAAAAAAGAAAAACTTCAAAAGTCAAACGTAAAAGTTGGGATGTGAAATGTTTATAAATTATCTGCAAATTCTAAAAAAGAAAAATATGAAGCTTTAGCAAAAGTTATTTTAAATCAAAATTTATCTTTAGTAGGTTTAACTGAAATAATGGGTGAAAAAAAACGTAATGATAATTTAGCTATTGAATTTGACATAAATGCAAAACGTGCTGTAGATAAAATAAAAAATACTTTAAATGACTTTGATAGTGAAAAAGATTGAGATTATGTAATTAGTTCAAAATTAGCATCAAACTCGAAATATCAAAATCAAAATGAAACAATAGCTATGCTTTATAAAATTAACTATTTTGAACCTATTCCTTTTGTGGGTTATGAAAATTTAGATCAAACATTATTAAAACATGGTTATGATAAAAACAATTGACTAAAAAAATACAATCTTAAAAATGAAGATGAATTAAAAAACAAAATATTAATTAATAATCAATATAAAAATACATTACTAAAAATTTATAATAATGAAAGTGATATAAATAAAAGTTATACTGAAAAGCAATTATTAGGTATTAATTACATAAACACACCTTGAGTTGCACAAACAAACAAAAACAATAAAACAATTCAATATGCTCGAAGCCCTTTTGGTGTAATGTGAAAGTCCAAAATTGATAACCAAACATTTACAACAGTTGTAGCGCATTTAGATGCACCCAAAGCACAAGAAAATAGACAAGAAGAAAAAAGTGAATTTTCATCATCACAAGGACAACATGAAGTTGAAGAAGCGTTGAAAATAAATGATGTAATGAACTTTTTTGATGTATTAGATGGTGATAATCAAAATTTGATTTTTTTAGGAGATACAAACATAACTGAAAAAGTTGGTCCAATTGTTTTTGAACCATTAATAAAAAATGGCTTTAAAACAGGGCTCGATTGAAACACTAAAACTTCATTAGGGAAGCAAGAGCTATATTCAAATCCTTATGACAGAATTTTTTATAAAGGTCAAATATTTCAAGATTTTGGTTATTTTAAAGAATTTGCTAAAATAAACAAAAGTAATATTGAAAATGGTTATTTTAAAAAATATCAAAAAGTTAATTCAGAAATAAGTGACCACACTTTGGTTTATGCTATATTAAAACTAAATAATTAA
- a CDS encoding DUF3800 domain-containing protein: MNKNKQNENTKIQEITFFIDDSGTINKKTKDEFFVYAGYVFLNKKDINDANNLHKSIEKEIKNKIGENSDNREIKGSNTSYKDRKRLIKSLSKYYKIGIISKFKEWNSIDLKDKSSIGRNKDFLIKILIKETLKELEIIKKISFDIKTIINIKIDNQTTKSNGYYSLEKLISAELNGTINPLFNTKIFNKEDLKINLSYANSKKNSLIRSADLVANNLNSIFHNKKRQIKNIKYFLLILPTIQNKKFKLKKIKNNF; the protein is encoded by the coding sequence TTGAATAAAAACAAACAAAATGAAAATACAAAAATACAAGAAATAACTTTTTTTATTGATGATTCTGGAACAATAAATAAAAAAACTAAGGATGAATTTTTTGTTTATGCTGGCTATGTTTTTTTGAATAAAAAAGATATAAATGATGCTAACAATTTACATAAATCTATTGAAAAAGAAATTAAAAATAAAATAGGTGAAAATAGTGATAATAGAGAAATAAAAGGTTCTAATACTTCATATAAAGATAGGAAAAGATTGATTAAATCTTTGTCAAAATACTACAAAATAGGAATTATTTCTAAATTTAAAGAATGAAATTCAATTGATCTTAAGGATAAAAGTAGTATAGGAAGAAATAAAGATTTTTTAATCAAAATTTTAATAAAAGAAACATTAAAAGAACTAGAAATTATTAAAAAAATTTCTTTTGACATAAAAACTATTATAAATATTAAAATAGATAATCAAACAACAAAAAGCAATGGTTATTATTCTTTAGAAAAACTTATCAGCGCAGAATTAAACGGAACTATAAATCCATTATTTAACACAAAAATTTTTAATAAAGAAGATTTAAAAATTAATTTAAGTTATGCAAATTCAAAAAAAAATTCTTTAATTAGATCAGCTGATTTAGTTGCTAATAATTTAAATTCTATTTTTCATAATAAAAAAAGACAAATAAAAAATATTAAATATTTTCTTCTAATTTTACCAACAATTCAAAATAAAAAATTTAAATTAAAAAAAATAAAAAATAATTTTTAA